The following proteins come from a genomic window of Winogradskyella sp. PC-19:
- a CDS encoding DUF6249 domain-containing protein, producing MSTSDDAAELLIPISFFLVVFGIIYLYFSTRNKERLALIEKGADASIFNIGKRGSSWKVVVINFAFLLMGIGLGTFIAAIIDTYTELEEGAMAAVIFFMAGVGLYVGYTQTKKDLDN from the coding sequence ATGAGCACATCAGACGACGCCGCAGAATTATTAATACCTATTAGTTTTTTCCTCGTCGTTTTTGGAATTATTTACTTGTATTTCTCTACACGTAACAAAGAACGCTTAGCACTTATAGAAAAAGGAGCAGACGCTAGTATTTTTAATATTGGTAAAAGAGGTTCTTCTTGGAAAGTTGTCGTCATCAACTTTGCATTTCTTTTAATGGGTATTGGCTTAGGCACATTCATCGCAGCAATTATTGATACTTATACTGAGCTGGAAGAAGGCGCTATGGCAGCCGTGATATTTTTTATGGCTGGTGTTGGACTTTACGTCGGTTACACACAAACCAAAAAAGACTTAGACAATTAA